In Haloplanus rubicundus, one DNA window encodes the following:
- the argC gene encoding N-acetyl-gamma-glutamyl-phosphate reductase — protein MTETYTASVVGASGFAGGELLRLLNGHPHFEVAQATSRSYERKTVGHQHPNLRGMDLRFTSPTELDSVDVLFAATPHGVSMDRIDAFRDAADTVVDLSADFRLGSEKQYDEWYDGHTRPELLAESEYALPELNRDNLAGADLIASGGCNATATILGLKPLFDAGILAGDEQVVVDVKVGSSEGGAGGGAASSHPERSGIVRPYAPTGHRHEAEIEEFLGLSVSFTVHAVDMIRGAAATCHVFPDGPVKKKELWSAYRDSYGDEPFMRTVAGGGGVYRYPEPKAVAGTNYGEVGFEIDPSNKRLVVFSAIDNMMKGSAGQAVHAANVALGIEETAGLEFEGLHPVGAP, from the coding sequence ATGACGGAGACGTACACCGCGAGCGTCGTCGGCGCGAGCGGCTTCGCTGGCGGCGAACTCCTCCGCCTCCTGAACGGCCACCCCCACTTCGAGGTGGCACAGGCGACGAGTCGGAGCTACGAGCGCAAGACGGTGGGGCACCAGCATCCCAATTTGCGGGGCATGGACCTCCGCTTTACCTCGCCGACGGAACTCGACTCCGTCGACGTGCTCTTCGCGGCGACGCCCCACGGCGTCTCGATGGATCGCATCGACGCGTTTCGGGACGCCGCGGACACCGTGGTCGACTTAAGCGCCGACTTCCGCCTCGGGAGCGAGAAGCAGTACGACGAGTGGTACGACGGGCACACGCGCCCGGAACTGCTCGCGGAGTCGGAGTACGCCCTCCCCGAACTCAACCGCGACAACCTCGCCGGCGCGGATCTGATCGCCTCCGGCGGCTGTAACGCGACGGCGACGATTCTGGGACTCAAGCCCCTCTTCGACGCCGGCATCCTCGCGGGCGACGAACAGGTCGTCGTCGACGTGAAGGTGGGGTCCTCGGAGGGCGGCGCCGGCGGCGGCGCGGCCTCCTCGCACCCCGAACGCTCGGGCATCGTCCGCCCCTACGCCCCGACGGGCCACCGCCACGAGGCCGAAATCGAGGAGTTCCTCGGCCTCTCCGTCTCCTTTACCGTCCACGCGGTGGACATGATCCGCGGCGCGGCCGCGACCTGTCACGTCTTCCCGGACGGCCCGGTCAAGAAAAAAGAGCTGTGGAGCGCCTACCGGGACTCGTACGGCGACGAACCGTTCATGCGCACCGTCGCCGGGGGCGGTGGCGTCTACCGCTACCCCGAACCGAAGGCGGTGGCGGGCACCAACTACGGCGAAGTCGGCTTCGAAATCGATCCCTCGAACAAACGGTTAGTAGTGTTCTCGGCCATCGACAACATGATGAAAGGCTCGGCGGGACAGGCGGTCCACGCCGCGAACGTCGCCCTCGGCATCGAGGAGACGGCGGGCCTGGAGTTCGAGGGGCTACATCCGGTGGGGGCGCCGTAG
- the lysX gene encoding lysine biosynthesis protein LysX: MHVGLLYSRIRRDEKLLLSELRERDHEVTKIDVRKERFNIGEAPEAFDDVDIAIDRCLATSRSRYVTRFLDAYGVPVINAADTAELCADKVKNSLVLEAAGVPTPNTDVAFTTDSALESIEEFGYPCVLKPVIGSWGRLMAKVDSRSAAEAILEHKATLGHYEHKVFYIQEFVEKPGRDIRVVATDGEPVAAMTRSSDHWLTNAAKGGEVNEFEVTDEVAELVERASDAVGGGLLGVDLMETGDSYTVHEVNHTVEFKALDSCVDFDVPAAIVDWLEEKAAQEAPA, from the coding sequence GTGCACGTCGGCCTCCTCTACTCGCGGATCAGGCGGGACGAGAAGCTCCTGCTCTCGGAACTGCGGGAGCGCGACCACGAGGTGACGAAAATCGACGTGCGGAAAGAGCGGTTCAACATCGGCGAGGCGCCCGAAGCGTTCGACGACGTCGACATCGCCATCGACCGCTGTCTCGCCACCAGCCGCAGTCGGTACGTCACGCGCTTTCTCGACGCCTACGGGGTTCCCGTGATCAACGCCGCCGACACCGCCGAACTCTGTGCGGACAAGGTGAAAAACAGCCTCGTGCTGGAGGCGGCGGGCGTCCCCACGCCCAACACCGACGTGGCCTTCACCACCGACAGCGCCCTCGAATCCATCGAGGAATTCGGCTACCCCTGCGTGTTGAAGCCCGTCATCGGGTCGTGGGGACGCCTGATGGCCAAAGTCGACTCCCGGAGCGCCGCCGAAGCGATTCTGGAGCACAAGGCCACCCTCGGCCACTACGAGCACAAGGTGTTCTACATCCAGGAGTTCGTCGAGAAGCCCGGCCGCGACATCCGCGTCGTCGCCACCGACGGCGAACCGGTCGCGGCCATGACCCGGAGCTCCGACCACTGGCTCACCAACGCCGCGAAGGGCGGCGAAGTCAACGAGTTCGAGGTGACCGACGAGGTGGCGGAACTCGTCGAGCGCGCCTCCGACGCCGTCGGCGGCGGCTTGCTGGGTGTCGATCTGATGGAGACCGGCGACTCCTACACCGTCCACGAGGTGAACCACACGGTCGAGTTCAAGGCGCTCGACTCCTGTGTCGACTTCGACGTGCCCGCCGCCATCGTCGACTGGCTGGAGGAGAAGGCGGCCCAGGAGGCGCCGGCATGA
- a CDS encoding argininosuccinate synthase: MTRVALAFSGGLDTTVCVPLLEEEWGYDEVVGVTVDVGQPAEEFAEAEETAEALDLEHHVVDATEEFAAMCMESVRANATYQGYPLGTALARPVIAEAILDVAEAHDCDAVAHGCTGKGNDQLRFEAVWRASDLEVIAPVRELGLTREWEIEYAAEKELPVEGGNEGVWSIDTNLWSRSIEGGDLEQPGHVPGEEIYDWTRAPAGDTEEIELTFENGYPVAVGGEEMAPVALIEHLNEVAGKYGVGRTDMMEDRMLGLKVRENYEHPAATTLLNAHETLESLVLTKEERDFKRLVDDEWSQKGYEGLVDAPLMEALEGFIDATQTRVTGTVTIRFEGGQARPVGRDSEYAVYDESFASFNTEDVGSITQADATGVAKYHGFQERLAAKVLAKAKEEE; this comes from the coding sequence ATGACACGTGTGGCACTCGCGTTCTCCGGCGGTCTCGATACGACAGTATGCGTCCCGCTCCTCGAAGAGGAGTGGGGGTACGACGAGGTCGTCGGCGTCACGGTCGACGTCGGACAGCCAGCCGAGGAGTTCGCCGAGGCCGAGGAGACGGCCGAGGCGCTGGATCTGGAACACCACGTCGTGGACGCGACCGAGGAGTTCGCGGCCATGTGTATGGAATCGGTGCGGGCCAACGCCACGTATCAGGGCTACCCGCTCGGGACGGCGCTGGCGCGGCCGGTCATCGCCGAGGCCATCCTCGACGTGGCCGAAGCACACGACTGCGACGCCGTCGCCCACGGCTGTACGGGGAAGGGCAACGATCAACTGCGCTTCGAGGCCGTCTGGCGCGCCTCGGATCTGGAGGTCATCGCGCCGGTGCGCGAACTCGGCCTGACCCGGGAGTGGGAGATCGAGTACGCCGCGGAGAAGGAGTTGCCCGTCGAGGGCGGCAACGAGGGGGTCTGGAGCATCGACACGAACCTCTGGAGTCGCTCCATCGAGGGCGGCGACCTCGAACAGCCCGGCCACGTCCCCGGCGAGGAGATTTACGACTGGACGCGGGCGCCAGCCGGCGACACCGAGGAGATCGAACTCACGTTCGAGAACGGCTACCCCGTCGCCGTCGGCGGCGAGGAGATGGCCCCCGTCGCCCTGATCGAGCACCTCAACGAGGTGGCCGGCAAGTACGGCGTCGGGCGCACGGACATGATGGAGGATCGGATGCTCGGCCTGAAGGTGCGCGAGAACTACGAACACCCGGCGGCGACGACGCTGCTCAACGCCCACGAGACGCTGGAGTCGCTCGTGCTCACGAAAGAGGAGCGCGACTTCAAGCGCCTCGTCGACGACGAGTGGTCCCAGAAAGGGTACGAGGGGCTCGTCGACGCGCCGCTGATGGAGGCGCTGGAGGGCTTCATCGACGCCACGCAGACCCGCGTGACGGGGACGGTCACCATCCGATTCGAGGGCGGACAGGCCCGCCCGGTCGGCCGCGACAGCGAGTACGCCGTCTACGACGAGTCCTTCGCCTCGTTCAACACGGAGGACGTGGGGTCGATTACGCAGGCCGACGCGACGGGCGTCGCCAAGTACCACGGCTTCCAGGAGCGCCTCGCCGCGAAGGTGCTCGCGAAGGCCAAAGAGGAGGAGTAG
- a CDS encoding diacylglycerol/polyprenol kinase family protein, with amino-acid sequence MTTGAELKRRAVHASGVGFPALYLFDVVDWPTLGWLLLVGAGVAAGLETIRLGVGLDWAIYETLTREYERDNVAGYALYMFSMTGVALVFEPPVAVPGMLMLAIGDPVSGLLGSNEAGRAKRVGVLGVMFAVCFGLAAVVLVGAVPLVPALGAAAVGAAGATVADGFTPVIRGYVLDDNLTIPPVACLGIWVVLRVAG; translated from the coding sequence ATGACCACGGGCGCCGAACTCAAGCGGCGCGCCGTCCACGCCAGCGGGGTCGGGTTCCCGGCACTGTACCTGTTCGACGTCGTCGACTGGCCGACGCTCGGCTGGCTTCTCCTCGTCGGCGCCGGCGTCGCTGCCGGCCTCGAAACGATTCGGCTCGGTGTCGGCCTCGACTGGGCCATCTACGAGACGCTCACCCGGGAGTACGAACGCGACAACGTCGCCGGCTACGCGCTCTACATGTTCAGCATGACGGGCGTGGCGCTCGTGTTCGAGCCACCGGTCGCGGTGCCGGGGATGTTGATGCTCGCCATCGGCGACCCGGTCAGCGGCCTCCTCGGCTCGAACGAGGCCGGGCGGGCGAAACGCGTCGGCGTCCTCGGCGTCATGTTCGCCGTCTGTTTCGGGCTCGCGGCGGTAGTGCTGGTGGGAGCGGTGCCCCTCGTGCCGGCCCTCGGCGCCGCCGCCGTCGGCGCCGCGGGAGCGACGGTCGCCGACGGGTTCACACCCGTAATCCGGGGATACGTCCTCGACGACAACCTCACCATCCCGCCCGTAGCGTGTCTGGGCATCTGGGTCGTGTTGCGCGTGGCTGGCTAG
- the glyS gene encoding glycine--tRNA ligase, with translation MSDGTAITELAKRRGFFFGANEAYGGVAGFYTFGPEGAALKRNVEAAWRDRFTVREGNDEIEAPTIAPESVFEASGHLDGFDDMLVECGECGESHRADHLIEDASDIEEAESLPLPEVEELIAEYEVACPSCGAPLAGRSVEEFNLMFETAIGPGSGQPGYLRPETAQGIFVEFPRLKEYARNKLPFGITQIGRAYRNEISPRKGIVRTREFTQAELEQFVDPDTDEPPLSRVADVSVKLYPADEQEDPDGGYVETTVGEAVEEGIVASDWVGYYLGVAREWYDRIGVDGDRFRFRQHLPGERAHYAADCWDAESEVGGVVDDPDDPTDGDWIEIAGFAYRGDYDLSKHADHGDDDFTVFEQYDEPRTVERAVVDPDMSVLGPEFGGRAGDVADALHALAERNPDAFDGDEVTVEVGGEDVAVDADVANFRIEEQTEAGEHVTPHVVEPSFGVDRTVYTLIAHAYDQDLIDGEERTYLSLAPEVAPTDVAVFPLVGDDALETLADEVVNDLRGAGLSVAHDDSGNIGRRYRRQDEVGTPLSVTVDHESVERDEATVTVRDRDTTAQVRVPVADLAEQLEAVLAAGGTFESLLEAYDAVETDVTRS, from the coding sequence ATGAGCGACGGCACCGCCATCACCGAACTCGCGAAGCGCCGGGGCTTCTTCTTCGGCGCGAACGAGGCCTACGGCGGCGTCGCCGGCTTCTACACCTTCGGTCCCGAGGGCGCGGCCCTGAAGCGGAACGTCGAGGCGGCGTGGCGCGACCGCTTCACCGTCCGCGAGGGCAACGACGAAATCGAGGCGCCGACCATCGCGCCCGAATCCGTCTTCGAGGCGTCCGGCCACCTCGACGGCTTCGACGACATGCTCGTCGAGTGCGGCGAGTGCGGCGAGAGCCACCGCGCCGACCACCTGATCGAGGACGCGAGCGATATCGAGGAGGCCGAGAGCCTACCGCTCCCCGAGGTAGAGGAGTTGATCGCCGAGTACGAAGTGGCCTGCCCGTCCTGTGGCGCCCCCCTCGCCGGCCGGTCGGTCGAGGAGTTCAACCTCATGTTCGAGACGGCCATCGGTCCCGGCTCCGGCCAGCCCGGCTACCTCCGGCCCGAGACGGCACAGGGCATCTTCGTCGAGTTCCCGCGGCTGAAGGAGTACGCCCGGAACAAACTCCCGTTCGGGATCACACAGATCGGTCGGGCCTACCGCAACGAGATCAGTCCGCGCAAGGGTATCGTCCGCACCCGGGAGTTCACGCAGGCCGAGTTGGAGCAGTTCGTCGACCCCGACACCGACGAACCGCCCCTCTCCCGCGTCGCCGACGTGTCGGTGAAACTCTACCCCGCCGACGAGCAGGAGGACCCCGACGGCGGCTACGTCGAGACCACAGTCGGCGAGGCGGTCGAGGAGGGCATCGTCGCCAGCGACTGGGTGGGCTACTACCTCGGCGTCGCCCGCGAGTGGTACGACCGGATCGGCGTCGACGGCGACCGGTTCCGGTTCCGCCAGCACCTCCCCGGCGAGCGTGCCCACTACGCCGCGGACTGTTGGGACGCCGAGAGCGAAGTCGGCGGCGTGGTCGACGACCCCGACGATCCGACCGACGGCGACTGGATCGAAATCGCGGGCTTCGCCTACCGCGGCGACTACGACCTTTCCAAGCACGCCGACCACGGCGACGACGACTTCACCGTTTTCGAGCAGTACGACGAACCCCGGACGGTCGAGCGGGCGGTCGTCGACCCCGACATGAGCGTCCTCGGCCCCGAGTTCGGCGGGCGGGCGGGCGACGTGGCCGACGCTCTGCACGCCCTCGCGGAACGGAACCCCGACGCCTTCGACGGCGACGAGGTGACCGTCGAGGTGGGCGGCGAGGACGTGGCCGTCGACGCCGACGTGGCGAACTTCCGGATCGAGGAGCAGACGGAGGCGGGCGAACACGTCACGCCCCACGTCGTCGAACCCTCCTTCGGCGTCGACCGGACGGTGTACACGCTGATCGCGCACGCGTACGATCAGGACCTGATCGACGGCGAGGAGCGCACGTATCTCTCGCTGGCGCCGGAGGTGGCGCCGACGGACGTGGCGGTGTTCCCGCTGGTGGGCGACGACGCGCTCGAAACGCTCGCCGACGAGGTGGTGAACGACCTCCGCGGCGCCGGTCTGTCGGTCGCCCACGACGACTCGGGCAACATCGGGCGCCGGTACCGCCGGCAGGACGAGGTCGGCACGCCGCTGTCGGTGACGGTCGATCACGAGAGCGTCGAGCGCGACGAGGCGACGGTGACGGTTCGGGACCGCGACACGACGGCACAGGTTCGGGTGCCGGTCGCGGACCTCGCCGAGCAACTGGAGGCGGTTCTCGCCGCCGGCGGCACCTTCGAGAGCCTGCTCGAAGCGTACGACGCGGTCGAGACGGACGTGACGCGCTCCTGA
- a CDS encoding CBS domain-containing protein, which yields MHVADAMTPRADVVTVDLPGTRDDALEYLQERGFSSIPVVKPTENGEAYRGLVSRDDLIENPDEDQLALLMREVPTTTADTDIVDVAAMMLEEHARRVPVVDDELVGIITVTDVVRAIARGDVDGETPVASLATNAVNTTYHETPLTVAEREIHYANVPYAVVLDDEGEMAGMLTEVDIIEVARVVEGEDDTGESIANQDDEWMWEGIKAVGNRYFPTRNVEIPREPVSTFMSDDMVTVSGRKTAKEVAKLLLSNDIEQVPLIDGGALAGIVRDVDLLKGI from the coding sequence ATGCACGTAGCCGACGCGATGACGCCCCGCGCGGACGTCGTCACCGTCGATCTCCCGGGAACCCGGGACGACGCTCTCGAATATTTACAGGAGCGGGGCTTCTCGTCGATCCCCGTCGTCAAGCCGACGGAGAACGGCGAGGCGTACCGCGGCCTCGTCTCGCGGGACGACCTCATCGAGAACCCGGACGAGGACCAGCTCGCGCTCCTGATGCGGGAGGTGCCGACGACGACGGCCGACACCGACATCGTCGACGTGGCGGCGATGATGCTCGAAGAGCACGCCCGCCGGGTGCCGGTCGTCGACGACGAACTGGTCGGGATCATCACCGTGACCGACGTGGTACGGGCCATCGCCCGGGGCGACGTGGACGGCGAGACGCCGGTCGCGTCGCTGGCGACGAACGCGGTGAACACCACCTACCACGAGACGCCGCTGACGGTCGCCGAGCGCGAGATTCACTACGCGAACGTCCCGTACGCCGTCGTCCTCGACGACGAGGGCGAGATGGCGGGAATGTTGACCGAGGTGGACATCATCGAGGTGGCCCGCGTCGTCGAGGGTGAGGACGACACTGGCGAGAGCATCGCCAATCAGGACGACGAGTGGATGTGGGAGGGAATCAAGGCGGTCGGCAACCGCTACTTCCCGACCCGGAACGTCGAGATTCCGCGCGAACCCGTCTCGACGTTCATGAGCGACGACATGGTGACGGTGTCCGGCCGGAAGACGGCGAAGGAAGTCGCCAAGCTCCTCCTCTCGAACGACATCGAACAGGTGCCGTTGATCGACGGCGGCGCGCTCGCGGGCATCGTCCGCGACGTGGACCTCCTGAAGGGTATATGA
- a CDS encoding DUF7556 family protein produces the protein MASDVTTVGGQSSDVMASVDEGTGTTEFVIADVSRDDAWVSIQLRDAPGLDDWR, from the coding sequence ATGGCGTCCGACGTGACGACTGTGGGGGGGCAGAGTTCCGATGTCATGGCTTCCGTCGACGAGGGGACCGGAACGACCGAGTTCGTCATCGCGGACGTATCCCGTGACGACGCCTGGGTCTCGATCCAGCTTCGGGACGCTCCCGGCCTGGACGACTGGCGCTGA
- a CDS encoding sulfatase, translating into MSSDAPGKVLFVVMDTVRADHLSPYGYDRPTTPGLADFAAEATVFEEAVAPAPWTLPVHASLFTGLYPSQHGADQENPYLEGATTLAETLSAAGYDTACYSSNAWITPYTHLTDGFDHQDNFFEVMPGDLLSGPLARAWKTMNDNDRLRTLADKLVSLGNVAHEYLAGGEGADSKTPAVVDRTQEFVDDADDWFAFINLMDAHLPYHPPAEFAEEFAPGVDSTAVCQNSKEYNSGARDISEGEWADIRNLYDAEIAHIDAQLTRLFDWLKDEGEWDDTTVIVCADHGELHGEHDLYGHEFCLYDPLVNVPLVVKHPELDAERRTDTVELVDLYHTVLDALDVPGGDPATPGDTAVARDPTRSLLSADYRAFDAATDPDAGQVAAPGGDYGFVEYSRPVVELKQLEEKASAAGIDLPEDSRFYSRMRAARRPDAKYVRIDRVDDEAYRLDRDPGETTDLAGGDDGAVNDVERVLADFESRVGGAWTGAADADVTDDAVADMDDEAQERLRDLGYLE; encoded by the coding sequence ATGTCGAGCGACGCCCCCGGGAAGGTCCTCTTCGTCGTCATGGACACGGTTCGGGCGGACCACCTCTCTCCCTACGGCTACGACCGGCCGACCACTCCCGGTCTCGCCGACTTCGCCGCCGAAGCGACCGTCTTCGAGGAGGCCGTCGCCCCCGCCCCGTGGACCCTCCCCGTCCACGCCTCCCTCTTTACCGGCCTCTACCCCAGCCAACACGGTGCCGATCAGGAGAACCCCTATCTCGAGGGCGCCACCACCCTCGCCGAGACGCTCTCGGCCGCCGGTTACGACACCGCGTGTTACTCCTCGAACGCCTGGATCACACCCTACACCCACCTCACCGACGGCTTCGACCACCAGGACAACTTCTTCGAGGTGATGCCCGGTGACCTGCTCTCCGGCCCCCTCGCCCGCGCGTGGAAGACGATGAACGACAACGACCGGCTTCGAACCCTCGCGGACAAACTCGTCTCCCTCGGCAACGTCGCCCACGAGTATCTCGCCGGCGGCGAGGGCGCCGACTCCAAGACGCCCGCCGTCGTCGACCGCACACAGGAGTTCGTCGACGACGCCGATGACTGGTTCGCCTTCATCAACCTGATGGACGCCCACCTCCCCTACCACCCGCCCGCGGAGTTCGCCGAGGAGTTCGCCCCCGGCGTCGACTCGACGGCCGTCTGCCAGAACTCCAAGGAGTACAACTCGGGCGCCCGCGACATCAGCGAGGGGGAATGGGCCGATATCCGGAACCTCTACGACGCCGAAATCGCCCACATCGACGCCCAGCTCACCCGCCTGTTCGACTGGCTCAAAGACGAGGGCGAGTGGGACGACACCACGGTGATCGTCTGTGCGGACCACGGCGAACTTCACGGCGAACACGACCTGTACGGCCACGAGTTCTGCCTCTACGACCCGCTGGTGAACGTGCCGCTCGTGGTCAAACACCCCGAACTCGACGCCGAGCGCCGGACCGACACCGTCGAACTCGTCGACCTGTACCACACCGTCCTCGACGCCCTCGACGTGCCGGGCGGCGACCCCGCCACGCCGGGCGACACCGCGGTCGCCCGCGACCCCACCCGCTCCCTTCTCTCGGCCGACTACCGTGCCTTCGACGCCGCGACCGATCCCGACGCCGGGCAGGTTGCCGCCCCGGGCGGCGACTACGGCTTCGTCGAGTACTCCCGGCCCGTAGTCGAACTCAAGCAGTTGGAGGAGAAGGCGTCGGCCGCGGGCATCGACCTCCCCGAGGACTCCCGGTTCTACTCGCGGATGCGCGCCGCGCGCCGCCCCGACGCGAAGTACGTCCGGATCGACCGGGTCGACGACGAGGCCTACCGCCTCGACCGGGACCCCGGGGAGACGACCGACCTCGCCGGCGGCGACGACGGCGCCGTCAACGACGTCGAACGCGTCCTCGCCGACTTCGAGTCCCGCGTCGGCGGCGCGTGGACCGGCGCCGCCGACGCCGACGTGACCGACGACGCCGTCGCCGACATGGACGACGAGGCACAGGAGCGCCTCCGTGACCTCGGCTATCTGGAGTGA
- a CDS encoding YgaP family membrane protein — translation MEPNVGGTDRTVRVVLGVLALLSSMAVVVYGGGLTGDLQTVVAGATLVFAAVMFVTVGIRRCPINALLGRNTCHGRE, via the coding sequence ATGGAACCGAACGTCGGCGGCACCGACCGCACCGTCCGGGTGGTTCTCGGCGTCCTCGCCCTTCTCTCGTCGATGGCCGTCGTCGTCTACGGCGGCGGGCTGACCGGCGACCTCCAGACGGTCGTCGCGGGCGCGACCCTCGTCTTCGCCGCCGTCATGTTCGTCACGGTCGGGATACGGCGGTGCCCGATCAACGCCCTCCTCGGGCGGAACACCTGCCACGGCCGCGAGTGA
- a CDS encoding DUF7130 family rubredoxin-like protein, translating into MAETHLTVGQTVYDDEGRKLGTIRGFDEDGFFVTTREGIEALSIEHERAGHEFGGAELVWRCSQCGAVGELGDLPAECPDCAAPREDLYYWTED; encoded by the coding sequence ATGGCCGAGACGCATCTGACCGTCGGGCAGACGGTGTACGACGACGAGGGGAGGAAACTGGGGACCATCCGCGGCTTCGACGAGGACGGCTTCTTCGTCACGACCCGAGAGGGCATCGAGGCGCTATCGATCGAACACGAGCGCGCGGGCCACGAGTTCGGCGGGGCGGAACTGGTGTGGCGGTGTTCGCAGTGTGGGGCGGTCGGTGAGCTGGGCGACCTGCCCGCGGAGTGTCCGGACTGTGCGGCGCCACGCGAGGATCTCTACTACTGGACCGAGGATTGA
- a CDS encoding PQQ-binding-like beta-propeller repeat protein, which translates to MPSRRAVLAALTALAGCTDGSQSPESTGSSTRTPTGTDASDATEAPTRTPTSDSVPVRWRHETPHSALDVVSLAPGADGPAVYVGSDGGGEGADGHALHAVGLTDGTEQWRVSLPTPVVTEPLYAEGESGPRVYVATRRSSDAAELYALDPSRGTRVWGFDAPERRRVYPLGATGETVFVGTRDDDVARNGETVHALAAGDGHERWRVESGDALPTGHAVRRDTLLVRTPARVRALDVETGAERWRVDSPTVMYGPALDSRGERLFVGYDGVVRALDLADGSERWRREVDFSISAVTTPRAAASTTVFVADRAGRLLALSPLDGGTRWTLSVGGDDFRPHVVRTSEHLFVGGPGVYALDPVSGERAWSFTPQSVDVRVHASTTAFAAVDRDRLHAFDPADGTERWRFAPDSMLAGVATAGDLAFVGAGGTVYALDGSAVSEANGTSARERDERSDPS; encoded by the coding sequence ATGCCCTCCAGACGAGCGGTTCTCGCCGCACTGACGGCGCTAGCTGGCTGTACCGACGGGTCGCAGTCACCCGAATCGACGGGGTCGTCGACACGGACGCCCACTGGAACGGATGCCAGCGACGCGACCGAGGCGCCGACCCGGACGCCGACGAGCGACTCGGTGCCCGTCCGCTGGCGACACGAGACGCCACACAGCGCCCTCGACGTCGTGTCGCTCGCGCCCGGCGCCGACGGGCCGGCGGTGTACGTCGGGAGCGACGGCGGCGGCGAGGGGGCGGACGGCCACGCGCTCCACGCCGTCGGGCTGACCGACGGCACCGAACAGTGGCGCGTGTCGCTCCCGACCCCGGTCGTGACCGAACCGCTGTACGCCGAGGGGGAGTCGGGGCCGCGCGTCTACGTCGCCACCCGTCGGTCGAGCGACGCGGCCGAACTGTACGCGCTCGACCCCTCGCGGGGGACGCGTGTCTGGGGGTTCGACGCGCCCGAGCGACGGCGGGTCTACCCGCTGGGCGCGACGGGCGAGACGGTGTTCGTCGGGACGCGGGACGACGACGTGGCGCGGAACGGCGAGACGGTCCACGCGCTGGCCGCCGGGGACGGGCACGAGCGGTGGCGAGTCGAGAGCGGCGACGCGTTGCCGACGGGTCACGCGGTCCGGCGCGACACGCTCCTCGTGCGGACGCCGGCCCGCGTCCGGGCGCTGGACGTCGAGACGGGCGCGGAGCGCTGGCGGGTCGACAGTCCGACCGTGATGTACGGTCCGGCCCTCGACTCCCGGGGTGAGCGGCTGTTCGTCGGCTACGACGGCGTGGTGCGAGCGCTGGACCTCGCGGACGGGAGCGAACGCTGGCGACGCGAGGTCGACTTCTCGATATCGGCGGTGACCACCCCGCGTGCGGCCGCGAGCACGACGGTGTTCGTGGCCGACCGCGCGGGCCGACTGCTGGCCCTGAGCCCGCTGGACGGCGGGACGCGCTGGACACTCTCGGTCGGGGGCGACGACTTTCGCCCGCACGTCGTCCGGACGAGCGAGCACCTGTTCGTCGGCGGGCCGGGCGTCTACGCCCTCGATCCGGTCTCCGGCGAGCGGGCGTGGTCGTTCACGCCCCAGTCGGTCGACGTGCGCGTCCACGCCTCGACGACCGCGTTCGCCGCCGTCGACCGCGACCGGCTCCACGCCTTCGACCCGGCGGACGGGACGGAGCGGTGGCGGTTCGCACCCGACTCGATGCTCGCCGGGGTGGCGACCGCCGGCGACCTCGCGTTCGTCGGCGCCGGGGGGACGGTGTACGCGCTCGACGGAAGTGCCGTGAGCGAAGCAAACGGCACGTCGGCGAGGGAACGAGACGAACGAAGTGACCCGTCCTGA